GTGCCTCATGGCGAAATTTCACTAGACAACAAGTAAATCGTTTACACCAAAACCAATGCTAGTGAGATTAAACAAAACTAAATTCCTTGACAATTCAAGGAACTAAAAAGCATCAAAAACTCAAAGTAAATACACGATGCATAAATAAACAAAACCGAAAAACACCCTTAGACCAATACTTTGCGTCAGTATTGTTCTTCGAGCGTTGGCAACACCAATCAGCAACACGGTCCGTGGTTCAGAAATACTCAAGCTCCGAATGCAAAATGCTGAATTAATTCCAGCAACGCTCCTGTAGACGTCAGTCGATCTTCTCTACTTGTCGCGCACCCACCTTCAATGATTATTCACCTTTTTACTAAGtacctctctctctctctaaatCTTCAAGGATCCTTCCCACCTATAAACAAGGAAATTGGAGTTTAATATGAATCAAACTCTAATATAAAACAAATACCTTATATCTTATAGATAAGTTTCctacttaattaaataattcctaATAATAGGATTCTCCATATCTAGGAAAACAGATCTATCAAATTTGTCGAGAAGTgcaaaatcgaaataaaatcttaatagatttttggaataaaatattcctttcaatcTCCCTCTTTTTGCATTTCTGGACAAAACTTCCACAGAAAACAATGGACATTCGTAACTCCCCCTGAGATATGAATCTAGTAGCTCCCCCTGAGATTGTTTGGTGAATCTCCCCGTGAGATTGACAAGTTAGTTCAGACGCTCAACACGTACCAAAACAcgaaaaaaaaacaatgtttAACACAAGTAACCCCAGTTCATATCTTCAACAACATATATGAAACACGAACAAAGGACTAAGAAGAAGCAAAGCAAAAACTAAGTCCAAAGCATAAGCAAAAACCAAGAGCAAAGCATAAGCCTAATCAACTCGTTCATCAGTGTCTTCCTCATTATCACCGTCGTTCCCATTATCACCAGAGGAAGGACCACCAGCAACATCTTGTCCCATTTTTGGTAGTGCATcatctccccctttttggccAGAATGCACGCCTACCTCGAGGATTAGTCGATAATGCGCAATCAGATTTTCATAGTAAGCGATTGTCGCATTGGATTGGGATATCTGTGTGTTTGTAGAGGCAATGGTGTCACGAGCCTGTTGGATCTATTGAAGTCCGAAGGAGATGTGAGCATGGACCTCAGGAACCATCAATACGATATAGTCTTCAGAGGCAGAGAGTGATGAAATAGCAGTGTTGCCAACACCAGGGGCAACACCTGGAGCAACACCAGTAGCAGTTGGTGAAGCAGAAGCAGGAGTAGTGTGGGCAGTACGCGGTCTAGCACAGGGCGCAGATCAAGGAAGATCAACAATTCTAGTTCCCTTAAGATTTGCGGAAGGGTGTTATAGTACTCATGGTGTAGGGTgagaaatcatatatggtgtcCCGTACAAACACCCTTCCATACTTAACAGATCTCCGATCACCAACACTGGAGACCAAATTGTAGTAAAATTCGAGGATTGGTCTACGAGCATAGGGCATCTCTGAGTTGACAGTGGAACTTAGTCTGCGAGATTGAATAAAGGCAGTCAGATTGTATTTACCGTATGCTTCGAAGTCAATGTTGCATTCCTCGATAAACTCTATGTGAGCATACAAGTACCATTGAGCCACAGCCAGCTCCGAGTAAAACTTAGTGGAGAAAGAGGAGGCAAGATTATAGTCCTCCAGATCAGTGTTGTCAGCACTTGGCTCAACACCATCCGTGAATTCCTCAGTCCTCGCTGCTTGATCAGAGTCGTCCTCAGGTTGTTCGACTTCAGTCATAAACTCAGAGTCTGATTGGCTCGTTTCGAGGGACTCAGATTGAACATCACCTCCTCTATCCACAGATTCTTGTCTTTTCTTTGAGTCACGCAAGATGTTAAGGAAATCAGCCAGTGATTGTTCATCTTCAGAAGAGAAACCTATATCTGGAGAGGGTTCAGGAGATTTATCAGTTTGAGGAGCAGCGGAGGATGATGGAGCAGTTGTCTTCTTCGTGCGGGCTGACCGCTTTCGATGAACCATCTCAAAATTATTATCATTAGAATCGTCTCCAGACGAAAAATCTGGGTCGAGAGTGAAATATGTGGCCATCCGCGGTTTCTTCGGGGCGTCAAAATTGGGGCTATATCTTGCCTGCCTCTTCGATCGCCGGAGAAAATTGGAAGGCCGTGGAGGAAAAGCCCGCCTATAAGCTTCGTAATCAATTGGCATGTTCGGATCCCATGGGTTTCCAGGTTCACCTGGAGCAATTTCCTCAAGCAGGACAGGCTCTGGAGGAACTACTATAATCTGCAGAGGGTTTTCGAGAGGAGTATCAGACCGTAGTGTTGGTGATGGTGTTGCTCTTTGGTGGGAATCACTACGACTCGCTCTTAATTCACTACGAATATCCTGTGGATCGAATTGATTATCTGCCATGATCAAAGAAGAAAATGTGACGATTTTACACGAGGAACAGAATATAAGACGAGTCCAGAGTGATGGTGAATGAAAATAAAGCACAAATAGAGACAAATACGAAAGATGAGGGTAAAGTAAATAGAGCAAATTCAAGCGATGGAGTATATAAACCCTATTTGCAATGGTAACTATTTGATTCGGAAACAGCGCACAGTAACGGTAAAAATGAAACCGATTCAATCCAGTGCAacggtaattttttttttgaattctcATCACGGCTTAATCACAATTTTAATCCTTAATTAACAGATAACAAAGGTTTGGGTGTGCATTTAAACATTTTCACAGATGATCCAAATCAAGCCCACATCGATTACACCCCATGAACATAAGAAGTCACCTCTCTTCAAAATGGGTAAGAAAGATCTCATCAGCTGGTTTGTGTTAGAAGCAGATAGCCTACTGGACTTAATGAATTCACGAAACAAATATGCACGTCCTAATGATGCCTTAAATTTAGATGATGAGTCAAAGTTTCAGGCAATGTGGAGGTGAATCTGTGTTGGTACTAAGTGTTGACAACTCCATAGTGCAACACCACTAACATGCACAAcgttcttttaaaaatttttaggCATGGTAGCTCCCATtctagaagaacggtcttcaaAGGACTcatctaggtagctttttccattcTTCTATTGTCTCTttagaagtggtagctcccacaATAGAGGAACGGTCTTCAATGGACTtctctaggtagctttttccaatttcttctaagcttataaaattttgttcttcTTTTATGTTTTTCACCTGATAAGTGTCCTTGAGGGACTCAATTTACGACAGTAGTATTGGATATATCCAAGAAATtctcgaaattttttttctcagcAGTTAGAAACTGAGTATACAACACTCATTTATCATAGAAGGATTGTGCACAGTCAGGGTATACACTTTGAGAAAATTGTCAACATGATGTACATAACACAAAAAAGGATAATTTACGATTATGCAGAATGTCTAGTATCCTAATAATAGTCATGCATAAATGGTGTTGTCCCCGGTGTTGGCAACACCAGTGACAACATGTGTGTGTGATTATTGTACGCACATGCTGAGAGAGTTCCGAAGATTGGAGAATCTCTCAAAATCCAAAGGTTTCGTGAATATATCAGCCAGTTGATTTTCAGTCCCAAACGGATAAAAAACAGAAGAAGGTAGCGGACCAACCAAAGACGAAGcaactaaaaaaaatagacaaacAAAACAAGAGAAGAGGAAGAATAAACCCAAGAGTTCAAGATAAGCTCGCGGGGAGAAGGGGAAGAAAGCAAACACAGCAAAATCTTGCCAGTCTGTACAAGGAGAAAGCAACGCAGCATAGGTGCCTCCGAAAAGGTGGAAGAAGAAGGACGTAGACAAAACACCAAGCAAGCTTTTTTTGCTGGGATCTTTTCACTGCAACCGGAGGAAAACAAGAGCCAAGGCAAGCAAAACATAGAAGGACGAGGGAAACGAGGAGTCGAAGAAGCAGTGGTGTAACCGGAAGCTACGGGTGTGGAGGAGAGATGAGCACATCCCACGTGATATTGACCGGCTGTGGTGTAGTTGAAGGGACACGTGGCTCAGGGGTTAACTGCTTCCGGAATTAAACTGGCCATTTTCCGCAATAGCATGCTTTAATGTAATATATCACGTGGTATATGAAAGcgtatataatttttaaatggcCAGTCTATGTACGGTTCCcggttaaaagaaaaaacacgCATCACTTCCACTTCACCACAACCAAGGGACTATATCACGTGGGCTCTGCTCTTCTCTCCACCACACCATGTTGCTTCCGGTTGCACCGAGGTTCCTTCGTTTTTCAGTTTTCCTCCTCTTCCTTTGTTTCCCTCGCCTTGGTTCTCGTGCTCCCCCAGTTGCAGCGAGCAGAGTCCAGCAAAAAAAGGTTTGCCTCGGGTGTCTcttccatctttcttcttccaGCTTCTCGGTGTCACCTGTGCTGGGTTGCTTTCACCCTTCTACAGCCTGGTAAGCCTCTACTATGTCTGTTTTCTTCCCTTTCGTTTCCCCGTGAACGTACCTTCAATTCTTGGGTTTATCCTTGttcttttcttgttttgtttgtCTTATTTTTATAGTTGCTTCGTCTTCGATTGTATCACTTCCTTGTTCtgcttttgttttgtttgttctGCTCTCTTTGACATCCCTCCGCCTGTGTTTACTTTGCCTCGGCTTTGTCTTTCCCCCCATTACAGCGAGCCACTTCCAGCAAGAAAGGTTTGTTCGGCGCGTCGTCCGTGGTCCTCTTCTTCTTACAGCTTTTCGCTCTTATCTCTGATGTATGCCTTTCCCTCCTCTTGCCGTTGGTAAGCTTTTACTGTGTTTAATTTGTCCCACTCTTTTTTCGTTCCCCTCTCTCAAATCTTgggtttcttcttcttctgttgTTCTTTGGAGTATGGATTCTTTTGGGTGAGTGAAAGAGATTTGGGGGATGGTAATTGGGCTTTTGGAATTGATTGGATtccaatataaattttaaaaaattgttattatCGATTCTCTTGATTTTGTTATAATCATCAGCCTCGTTATTGATgggaaatattataaaataagcACTCATAATATCTATCACAGCCTTCATAATCTTATATTGATTTGTGATAATCACAATAACATCGAATTCGagcttttttatttttgtagttTTATAAGTGAATAAAAAATGAGCCACTCGGCTTGATTTCCGTAGAGGAATTTTCAtggtattattttatttctcatttCATGTCAGTGTAGGAGAACGGCTACCAGAGGTGATTGGCGTTAGTAGTGATCTAGATGTGAACTGTGGTTGATTAAAATTGATACTCTTTCCGTTTAACTTTATGGACAACAATGTTTGTTTAGTTTTTTTCCTAAAGGTTGAATTTTGAACTGCAATGCCAGTCTTGTTTCTCCCTCTCTTGTATATCAAAAGCCGATTTTGTATCCTCACACATTAGC
The DNA window shown above is from Primulina huaijiensis isolate GDHJ02 chromosome 12, ASM1229523v2, whole genome shotgun sequence and carries:
- the LOC140989526 gene encoding uncharacterized protein is translated as MYGSRLKEKTRITSTSPQPRDYITWALLFSPPHHVASGCTEVPSFFSFPPLPLFPSPWFSCSPSCSEQSPAKKGLPRVSLPSFFFQLLGVTCAGLLSPFYSLRATSSKKDSAILDCCSGVAVLRRWGKVPLGFTASTEMELRYITDK